From a single Micromonospora pallida genomic region:
- a CDS encoding helix-turn-helix domain-containing protein: protein MSSRSYRRRVTDHAHARKIEFAAFVRRALDDARATRAWSGTEVSRRTGVSRQTINRWVRGDWSSAPEAARVVSFCEGLGLDPTAAFAALGWDRPARPRPDALPMDPDVEALLRRLVDPGVSDVEKFHIRETVRYLAYRPPLPNIGNTDKQVG from the coding sequence ATGAGCAGTCGGTCGTACCGTCGTCGGGTGACCGACCACGCCCATGCGCGCAAGATCGAATTTGCTGCCTTCGTGCGCCGGGCGCTCGACGACGCGCGGGCGACCCGGGCCTGGAGCGGCACGGAGGTGTCCCGTCGGACCGGCGTCTCCCGGCAGACCATCAACCGGTGGGTCCGGGGCGACTGGAGCAGCGCCCCCGAGGCCGCGCGGGTGGTCTCCTTCTGCGAGGGACTCGGGCTGGACCCGACGGCCGCCTTCGCCGCACTCGGCTGGGACCGCCCGGCCCGCCCCCGACCGGACGCCCTGCCGATGGACCCGGACGTCGAGGCACTGCTACGCCGCCTGGTCGACCCCGGAGTCTCGGACGTGGAAAAGTTCCACATCCGGGAAACCGTCCGGTACCTCGCCTACCGCCCGCCACTCCCAAACATTGGCAATACCGACAAACAGGTCGGGTAG
- the otsB gene encoding trehalose-phosphatase — MPPLNLGNQEPRTPLDAARAWAATAERAGEYVLFFDFDGTLAPVDDDPTAVQPAPKVIAALEALAPVVRRVAIVSARPVEFLRDHLGGLAGIDLYGLYGLEHSHSGGETVTEPAALPWVPTMAELADRARAELPPGTLVEFKRLSVALHYRTAPHLAEAVESWGRTQADRLGLRVQAGRMVLELKPPVDRDKGMVIDEVVRSAAGAWYFGDDVSDIKAFAALRARAAADPGFVGVCVAVANPETGQEVALAADLTIDSPAALGDFLSNAVARLS, encoded by the coding sequence GTGCCGCCGTTGAATCTGGGCAACCAGGAGCCGAGGACGCCGCTCGACGCCGCCCGAGCCTGGGCCGCGACCGCCGAACGGGCGGGAGAGTACGTCCTCTTCTTCGACTTCGACGGCACGCTCGCCCCGGTCGACGACGACCCCACGGCGGTCCAGCCCGCGCCGAAGGTCATCGCCGCGCTCGAGGCGCTGGCCCCGGTCGTACGCCGGGTGGCGATCGTCTCGGCCCGCCCGGTGGAGTTCCTCCGCGACCACCTCGGCGGGCTCGCCGGCATCGACCTCTACGGCCTCTACGGGTTGGAGCACAGCCACTCCGGCGGGGAGACGGTCACCGAGCCGGCCGCCCTGCCCTGGGTGCCCACCATGGCCGAGCTGGCCGACCGGGCCCGCGCCGAGCTGCCCCCGGGCACCCTGGTGGAGTTCAAGCGGCTCTCCGTCGCCCTGCACTACCGCACCGCGCCGCACCTGGCCGAGGCGGTGGAGAGCTGGGGTCGGACCCAGGCCGACCGACTGGGCCTGCGGGTGCAGGCCGGCCGGATGGTGCTGGAACTCAAGCCCCCGGTCGACCGGGACAAGGGCATGGTGATCGACGAGGTGGTCCGCTCGGCCGCCGGGGCCTGGTACTTCGGAGACGACGTCTCCGACATCAAGGCGTTCGCGGCGCTGCGCGCCCGGGCCGCCGCCGATCCCGGCTTCGTCGGCGTCTGCGTGGCGGTCGCCAACCCGGAGACCGGCCAGGAGGTCGCCCTCGCCGCCGACCTGACCATCGACTCCCCGGCCGCCCTCGGCGACTTCCTCAGCAACGCCGTCGCCCGGCTGAGCTGA
- a CDS encoding ricin-type beta-trefoil lectin domain protein — protein sequence MIRRGPTTSRRRGFAGRWGRLCAVAAVVLTAAVGNVVVSPSAYASGGVVIDQDTQRRGLFAAYMRSRASGAEGLRQMFLSATMVGYRQRNPAATSQQLVQHTASMNQWYTSQLGADDLVRPTYQLMVKLLELSALHPSGAVAAPIFRELAESTLGKEVLALGETLDDIHAAQRHNSVINQVFEHQDKIWGEVAGRGAIDPTFTEAWNGYFGAKYNIVANATSDQLMADPLIGTYVNVGALLEHSQNLQDYLAEGNRQITALLNEINQRTDAANADVAAMNATLPVDGRPATQAELDQAKAKAEERKKWLEGAAGAIDLFGKLVGFADPKVGAIVTGTGRAAVQIATAVSNWLPALAANGLKAALFSASGIGMAGAVLGAIQSLVPLFGGTGPTMDQQILNELKELRQELRDFRNEMNQRFDRIELALVQLYDQMDAQFNRLLTEVWLTQDELRKVVSQLALVTERVDFWGSSILRSLQETQVSQLEGVINHRVSHAARYPETPLTWDEYKATVETLNTAASIQSKAAPFTAGLGDPNPENNLGAYGYHGSIRYLTDYAENHLNLPHQVSGGVRVQAPPTAAVEHWLLAAEGYKHMVAQNPSHAAKVNLTTDEILASGQAIQTAVRRFSAPRGWDQPEQLSPLYAKLLDDYRATGSAMVAKLHAKRNTIQNDRLGYTMFGLPNQDVEGASTAEPTAIPPCSGTATYQPSRPSNVVSKHLKEMWLADYGRTDTPAQTCYQAAWTNMSEPPDPDGEKPYAVYADLEITFRVRQKWDGQWLTAYSWSKVYPYGKIQQYYPPSDPRQGWIRNATQGMQEKWGTVKPDFEQSAPRTVDSESEIRTKTRDWLYGQAGQYYHEVVRDLTTQGNELYDLNKKLTRTALLLQSYTKLGFARSLEQDQTIGIHLFGQSRIPFDQGQLEANVVNGREGQTGGIIPERRVTAGFEQARANYCAQIVNDKCVVKPQKANEPEPNPRANRNEHVLPCTWEERWDPIERCFNWALDYRSTQLRQRLEVASERLLDEPPVPEGIPAVDELMQGIRIAEMVAKNGPTGSTARIGAVTGLDGKCLDVRSPFDDGAQIEVSACDGSDPQGWAVMPNRTVMSMGKCLDVHSGGSADGNQIILWRCHGLGSQQWLSSADGTLRNPQSGKCLTVAPDGVIVHLWTCNGGANQKWTLPA from the coding sequence ATGATCCGAAGAGGACCGACAACCAGCCGGCGACGCGGGTTCGCCGGCCGGTGGGGGCGGCTCTGTGCCGTCGCGGCGGTGGTGCTGACAGCCGCCGTCGGCAACGTCGTGGTGTCGCCGTCGGCGTACGCGTCCGGTGGGGTCGTCATCGACCAGGACACGCAGCGCCGGGGACTGTTCGCGGCGTACATGCGATCCCGGGCCAGCGGCGCGGAGGGCCTGCGGCAGATGTTCCTCAGCGCGACGATGGTCGGCTACCGCCAGCGGAACCCGGCCGCCACCTCGCAGCAGTTGGTGCAGCACACCGCCTCGATGAACCAGTGGTACACCAGCCAGCTCGGCGCCGACGACCTGGTCCGGCCGACGTACCAGCTCATGGTCAAGCTGCTGGAGCTGTCCGCGCTGCACCCGTCCGGGGCGGTGGCCGCGCCGATCTTCCGGGAGCTGGCCGAGTCGACGCTCGGCAAGGAGGTCCTGGCGCTCGGTGAGACGCTGGACGACATCCACGCCGCGCAGCGCCACAACTCCGTGATCAACCAGGTCTTCGAGCACCAGGACAAGATCTGGGGGGAGGTGGCCGGCCGGGGCGCGATCGACCCGACCTTCACCGAAGCGTGGAACGGCTACTTCGGCGCGAAGTACAACATCGTGGCGAACGCCACCTCGGACCAGTTGATGGCCGACCCGCTGATCGGGACGTACGTCAACGTCGGTGCCCTGCTGGAGCACAGCCAGAACCTCCAGGACTACCTGGCCGAGGGCAACCGGCAGATCACCGCCCTGCTCAACGAGATCAACCAGCGCACCGACGCCGCCAACGCGGACGTGGCGGCCATGAACGCCACCCTTCCGGTGGACGGGCGACCGGCGACCCAGGCCGAACTGGACCAGGCGAAGGCGAAGGCCGAGGAGCGCAAGAAGTGGCTCGAGGGCGCGGCCGGCGCGATCGACCTGTTCGGGAAGCTGGTCGGGTTCGCCGACCCGAAGGTGGGCGCGATCGTGACCGGCACCGGCCGGGCCGCCGTCCAGATCGCCACCGCGGTCAGTAACTGGCTTCCGGCGCTCGCCGCCAACGGCCTGAAGGCGGCGCTCTTCTCGGCGAGCGGGATCGGCATGGCCGGTGCGGTGCTCGGCGCGATCCAGTCGCTGGTGCCGCTCTTCGGCGGCACGGGTCCCACCATGGACCAGCAGATCCTGAACGAACTCAAGGAGCTCCGTCAGGAACTCCGGGACTTCCGCAACGAGATGAACCAGCGGTTCGACCGGATCGAGCTGGCCCTGGTGCAGCTCTACGACCAGATGGACGCCCAGTTCAACCGGCTGCTCACCGAGGTGTGGCTCACCCAGGACGAGCTGAGGAAGGTCGTCTCGCAGCTCGCGCTGGTCACCGAGCGGGTCGACTTCTGGGGCAGCTCGATCCTGCGCTCCCTCCAGGAGACCCAGGTCTCCCAGCTCGAAGGGGTCATCAACCATCGTGTCAGCCATGCCGCCCGCTACCCCGAGACGCCGCTGACCTGGGACGAGTACAAGGCGACGGTGGAGACGCTGAACACGGCGGCGAGCATCCAGAGCAAAGCCGCGCCGTTCACCGCCGGGCTGGGCGACCCGAACCCGGAGAACAACCTCGGCGCGTACGGCTACCACGGCTCGATCCGCTACCTGACCGACTACGCGGAGAACCACCTCAACCTGCCGCACCAGGTCAGCGGCGGCGTACGGGTGCAGGCCCCGCCGACGGCGGCGGTGGAGCACTGGCTGCTGGCCGCCGAGGGCTACAAGCACATGGTGGCGCAGAACCCCAGCCACGCTGCGAAGGTCAACCTGACCACGGACGAGATCCTGGCGTCCGGCCAGGCCATCCAGACCGCGGTCCGGCGGTTCAGCGCGCCTCGGGGTTGGGACCAGCCGGAGCAGCTCAGTCCGCTCTACGCCAAGCTGCTCGACGACTACCGGGCGACCGGCTCCGCGATGGTCGCCAAGCTGCACGCGAAGCGGAACACGATCCAGAACGACCGCCTGGGCTACACCATGTTCGGTCTGCCCAACCAGGACGTCGAGGGGGCCAGCACGGCCGAGCCGACCGCGATCCCGCCCTGTTCCGGTACCGCCACCTACCAGCCGAGCCGGCCGAGCAACGTGGTCAGCAAGCACCTGAAGGAGATGTGGCTCGCCGACTACGGGCGTACCGACACCCCGGCCCAGACCTGCTACCAGGCAGCCTGGACGAACATGTCGGAGCCGCCGGACCCGGACGGGGAGAAGCCGTACGCCGTCTACGCCGACCTGGAGATCACCTTCCGGGTGCGGCAGAAGTGGGACGGCCAGTGGCTCACCGCGTACTCGTGGAGCAAGGTCTACCCGTACGGCAAGATCCAGCAGTACTACCCGCCGAGCGACCCGCGGCAGGGCTGGATTCGTAACGCCACCCAGGGCATGCAGGAGAAGTGGGGGACGGTCAAGCCGGACTTCGAGCAGAGCGCGCCCCGTACGGTGGACAGCGAGTCGGAGATCAGGACGAAGACGCGGGACTGGCTCTACGGCCAGGCCGGCCAGTACTACCACGAGGTGGTCCGGGACCTGACGACGCAGGGCAACGAACTGTACGACCTGAACAAGAAGCTCACCCGGACGGCGCTGCTGCTCCAGTCGTACACCAAGCTTGGCTTCGCCCGTTCGCTGGAGCAGGACCAGACCATCGGCATCCACCTGTTCGGCCAGTCCCGGATCCCGTTCGACCAGGGGCAGTTGGAGGCCAACGTGGTCAACGGCCGGGAGGGACAGACCGGCGGCATCATCCCCGAGCGGCGGGTGACCGCCGGCTTCGAGCAGGCCCGGGCCAACTACTGCGCGCAGATCGTGAACGACAAGTGCGTGGTGAAGCCGCAGAAGGCCAACGAGCCGGAGCCGAACCCGCGTGCCAACCGCAACGAACATGTCCTGCCGTGCACCTGGGAGGAGCGGTGGGACCCGATCGAGCGGTGCTTCAACTGGGCGCTCGACTACCGGTCGACCCAGCTCCGGCAGCGGCTGGAGGTGGCCAGTGAGCGGCTGCTCGACGAGCCGCCCGTGCCCGAGGGCATCCCGGCGGTGGACGAGCTGATGCAGGGCATCCGGATCGCCGAGATGGTGGCCAAGAACGGGCCGACCGGCAGCACCGCCCGGATCGGCGCGGTCACCGGGCTGGACGGGAAGTGCCTGGACGTCCGGTCGCCGTTCGACGACGGCGCGCAGATCGAGGTCTCGGCCTGCGACGGGTCCGACCCGCAGGGCTGGGCGGTGATGCCCAACCGCACCGTCATGTCCATGGGCAAGTGCCTGGACGTGCACAGCGGCGGATCAGCGGACGGCAACCAGATCATCCTCTGGCGCTGTCACGGCCTCGGCTCGCAGCAGTGGCTGTCCAGCGCCGATGGCACCCTGCGCAACCCGCAGTCCGGCAAGTGTCTGACGGTCGCCCCCGACGGCGTCATCGTGCACCTGTGGACCTGCAACGGTGGCGCGAACCAGAAGTGGACCCTGCCGGCCTGA
- a CDS encoding isoprenyl transferase — MTLRNLLYSVYERRLTASLAGKPVPRHVGVMCDGNRRWAKEMGFVDPNDGHRVGAAKIKDMLGWCDQAGIGHVTLYLLATDNLRRPARELDPLLQIIEDLVVELAEEGNPWRLRMVGALDLLPAQTATALKAAEERTRERAGGAQVNIAVGYGGRREITDAVRSLLLEHAAAGATLEELAEVLDVEHIAEHLYTRGQPDPDLVIRTSGEQRLSGFMLWQSAHSEFYFCELNWPDFRRVDFLRALRSYASRQRRYGI, encoded by the coding sequence ATGACTCTGCGGAACCTGCTCTATTCGGTGTACGAGCGTCGACTGACGGCGAGCCTCGCGGGCAAGCCGGTGCCCCGACACGTCGGCGTGATGTGCGACGGCAACCGTAGGTGGGCCAAGGAGATGGGGTTCGTCGATCCCAACGACGGCCACCGAGTCGGCGCAGCCAAGATCAAGGACATGCTCGGCTGGTGCGACCAGGCCGGGATCGGGCACGTCACCCTCTATCTGCTCGCCACCGACAACCTGCGCCGCCCGGCCCGGGAACTCGACCCGCTGTTGCAGATCATCGAGGACCTCGTGGTCGAGCTGGCCGAGGAGGGCAACCCGTGGCGGTTGCGCATGGTCGGCGCGCTCGACCTGCTTCCGGCGCAGACCGCCACCGCGTTGAAGGCCGCCGAGGAGCGCACCCGGGAGCGCGCCGGCGGTGCCCAGGTCAACATCGCAGTCGGGTACGGCGGCCGGCGCGAGATCACCGACGCGGTCCGCTCGCTGCTGCTGGAGCACGCCGCCGCCGGGGCCACCCTGGAGGAACTGGCCGAGGTGCTGGACGTCGAGCACATCGCCGAGCACCTCTACACCCGGGGTCAGCCCGATCCGGACCTGGTCATCCGCACCAGCGGCGAGCAGCGCCTCTCCGGGTTCATGCTCTGGCAGTCGGCGCACTCGGAGTTCTACTTCTGCGAGCTGAACTGGCCCGACTTCCGCCGGGTGGACTTCCTCCGGGCGCTGCGGTCGTACGCCAGCCGACAGCGCCGCTACGGCATCTGA
- a CDS encoding phosphoenolpyruvate carboxykinase (GTP), with translation MVAPAAVRGIDQAPTSHAKLLAWVREVAELTTPDRVVWVDGSDEEWRRLTDELVESGTLVRLNPEKKPNSFYARTDPGDVARVEERTFICSADEADAGPTNNWMAPAEMKRVMTDLYRGCMRGRTMYVIPFCMGPVEAEHPMFGVEITDSPYVVASMRIMTRMGAKILEAMGDDADFVHALHSIGAPLESGQQDVAWPCNETKYISHFPETREIWSFGSGYGGNSLLGKKCYSLRIASVMGRDEGWLAEHMLILKITSPEGRVYHIAGAFPSACGKTNLAMLEPTIPGWKVETIGDDIAWMRFGPDGRLYAVNPEYGLFGVAPGTDWKTNANAMRTLDRGNSVFTNVALTDDGDIWWEGMGEPPAHLTDWKGNDWTPESDTPSSHPNSRFCTPITQCPILAEDYYDPNGVPIDAILFGGRRRDTVPLVTEARDWVHGVYLGATLSSETTAAASGAVGVVRRDPMAMLPFIGYHAGDYFRHWIEMGKGADGDASKLPSVYYVNWFRKDADGNFLWPGFGENARVLKWIVERIEGRGEAVETPIGMVPAQDALDVDGLDMTPEDVRIALKVDPEEWRAELPLINEWFEKFGDKLPGVLWSELDALRARLDAAPGR, from the coding sequence ATGGTTGCTCCGGCTGCTGTTCGGGGTATCGATCAGGCCCCGACCTCCCACGCCAAACTGCTCGCCTGGGTCCGAGAAGTCGCGGAACTGACCACTCCGGACCGGGTGGTCTGGGTGGACGGATCCGACGAGGAGTGGCGTCGCCTCACCGACGAACTGGTCGAGTCGGGCACGTTGGTCCGCCTCAACCCGGAGAAGAAGCCGAACTCCTTCTACGCGCGCACCGACCCCGGTGACGTCGCCCGGGTCGAGGAGCGCACCTTCATCTGCTCCGCCGACGAGGCGGACGCCGGCCCCACCAACAACTGGATGGCGCCGGCCGAGATGAAACGGGTGATGACCGATCTCTACCGCGGCTGCATGCGCGGCCGGACGATGTACGTCATCCCGTTCTGCATGGGGCCGGTCGAGGCCGAGCACCCCATGTTCGGGGTGGAGATCACCGACAGTCCGTACGTGGTCGCCTCGATGCGGATCATGACCCGGATGGGCGCGAAGATCCTCGAGGCGATGGGGGACGACGCCGACTTCGTGCACGCGCTGCACTCGATCGGCGCGCCCCTCGAGTCCGGCCAGCAGGACGTGGCCTGGCCGTGCAACGAGACCAAGTACATCTCGCACTTCCCGGAGACCCGGGAGATCTGGTCCTTCGGCTCCGGCTACGGCGGCAACTCGCTGCTCGGCAAGAAGTGCTACTCGCTGCGGATCGCCAGCGTGATGGGGCGGGACGAGGGCTGGCTCGCCGAGCACATGCTGATCCTCAAGATCACCTCGCCGGAGGGGCGGGTCTACCACATCGCCGGCGCGTTCCCGTCCGCCTGCGGCAAGACCAACCTGGCCATGCTGGAGCCGACCATCCCGGGCTGGAAGGTCGAGACCATCGGCGACGACATCGCCTGGATGCGGTTCGGCCCGGACGGCCGGCTCTACGCGGTCAACCCCGAGTACGGCCTGTTCGGCGTGGCGCCCGGCACCGACTGGAAGACCAACGCCAACGCGATGCGGACCCTGGACCGGGGCAACTCCGTCTTCACCAACGTCGCGCTGACCGACGACGGCGACATCTGGTGGGAGGGGATGGGCGAGCCGCCGGCCCACCTGACCGACTGGAAGGGCAACGACTGGACGCCGGAGAGCGACACCCCATCGTCCCACCCGAACAGCCGGTTCTGCACCCCGATCACCCAGTGCCCGATCCTGGCCGAGGACTACTACGACCCGAACGGCGTGCCGATCGACGCGATCCTCTTCGGCGGCCGGCGCCGGGACACCGTCCCGCTGGTGACCGAGGCCCGTGACTGGGTGCACGGCGTCTACCTGGGAGCCACGCTCTCCTCGGAGACCACTGCCGCCGCGTCCGGCGCGGTCGGGGTGGTCCGCCGCGACCCGATGGCGATGCTGCCGTTCATCGGCTACCACGCCGGGGACTACTTCCGGCACTGGATCGAGATGGGCAAGGGCGCCGACGGCGACGCCTCGAAGCTGCCGAGCGTGTACTACGTCAACTGGTTCCGCAAGGACGCCGACGGCAACTTCCTCTGGCCCGGCTTCGGGGAGAACGCCCGGGTGCTCAAGTGGATCGTCGAGCGGATCGAGGGGCGGGGCGAGGCGGTCGAGACCCCGATCGGCATGGTCCCCGCCCAGGACGCGCTGGACGTCGACGGCCTCGACATGACCCCGGAGGACGTCCGGATCGCGCTCAAGGTCGACCCGGAGGAGTGGCGGGCCGAACTGCCGCTGATCAACGAGTGGTTCGAGAAGTTCGGCGACAAGCTGCCCGGTGTGCTCTGGTCCGAGCTGGATGCCCTGCGCGCCCGGCTGGACGCCGCCCCCGGGCGGTAG
- a CDS encoding GtrA family protein, which produces MLPVRQAPCRYASPVAATVTGDQPGTPRARSGLVRSLFDRFGHLLHELSKFATVGGIAFLVDFALFNVLTAGRGVEPVTAKTISTVVAATLAFLGNRFWTWRHRERSNPVREYALFFFFNGVGLGIAVACLAISRYGLGSIWPGVFQTTLADNIASFIVGTGLGTLFRFWSYRRFVFVEAGTRRVPRGPDPDSQA; this is translated from the coding sequence TTGCTACCCGTCCGGCAGGCCCCTTGCCGGTACGCTTCCCCCGTGGCTGCGACCGTGACCGGGGACCAACCGGGGACCCCCCGTGCCCGCTCGGGCCTGGTTCGGTCGCTGTTCGACCGGTTCGGCCACCTCCTGCATGAACTGAGCAAGTTCGCCACCGTTGGCGGAATCGCCTTCCTTGTCGACTTCGCCCTGTTCAACGTCCTCACCGCCGGACGCGGGGTGGAGCCGGTCACCGCGAAGACGATCTCCACCGTCGTCGCGGCCACGCTCGCGTTCCTCGGCAACCGGTTCTGGACCTGGCGGCACCGGGAGCGCTCCAACCCGGTCCGCGAGTACGCCCTGTTCTTCTTCTTCAACGGGGTGGGTCTCGGCATCGCGGTCGCCTGCCTCGCCATCAGCCGCTACGGGCTGGGCAGCATCTGGCCGGGGGTCTTCCAGACCACGCTGGCCGACAACATCGCCAGCTTCATCGTCGGCACGGGCCTCGGCACGCTGTTCCGGTTCTGGTCGTACCGACGGTTCGTCTTCGTCGAAGCGGGAACCCGACGGGTTCCGCGAGGACCCGACCCAGATTCCCAGGCGTGA
- a CDS encoding GtrA family protein, translated as MRLVRLLPERWQKFIREALKFGIVGGINTVINYAVFNALALTVFTDGQLKAAVAATIVATISSYLMNRHWTYRDRPKSAMRREYALFFLFNATGLLIELGVLAAAKYGLGVTGLLALNVAKTGGVVLATLFRFWSYRTFVFQPAPVPAPAEQRSEHEAVAGMDPVAELAESVTELEQAQPAPTSPPEVKPRPRLRPRSRVASSPTAGPGRTVKPRPAGVGDPAVPRTDARPGPTSLSHLDRLAPGLVSIDSELEAELAAELHAASRRAPRR; from the coding sequence ATGCGTCTTGTCCGCCTCCTGCCCGAGCGCTGGCAGAAGTTCATCCGCGAGGCGCTCAAATTCGGCATCGTCGGTGGCATCAACACCGTCATCAATTACGCCGTGTTCAACGCGCTGGCACTGACCGTGTTCACCGACGGTCAGTTGAAGGCCGCCGTCGCCGCGACCATCGTCGCCACCATCTCGTCGTATCTGATGAACCGGCACTGGACGTACCGGGACCGGCCGAAGTCAGCGATGCGGCGGGAATACGCGCTCTTCTTCCTCTTCAACGCGACCGGGTTGCTCATCGAACTGGGTGTGCTCGCCGCCGCGAAGTACGGCCTCGGCGTGACCGGCCTGCTCGCGCTGAACGTGGCGAAGACCGGCGGCGTGGTACTCGCCACCCTGTTCCGGTTCTGGTCGTACCGGACCTTCGTCTTCCAGCCCGCCCCGGTGCCGGCTCCCGCCGAGCAGCGGAGCGAGCACGAGGCGGTCGCCGGCATGGACCCGGTGGCCGAACTCGCCGAGTCGGTCACCGAACTCGAACAGGCCCAGCCGGCACCGACATCGCCACCCGAGGTCAAGCCACGGCCGAGGCTCAGGCCCCGATCCCGGGTCGCGTCGAGCCCGACCGCCGGCCCCGGTCGAACGGTCAAGCCGCGTCCGGCAGGCGTCGGCGACCCGGCCGTACCCCGGACGGACGCCCGACCCGGCCCCACGTCGCTGAGCCACCTCGACCGGCTCGCCCCCGGGCTCGTCTCGATCGACT